A DNA window from Tamandua tetradactyla isolate mTamTet1 chromosome 22, mTamTet1.pri, whole genome shotgun sequence contains the following coding sequences:
- the OTUD4 gene encoding OTU domain-containing protein 4 isoform X1, with product MEATVGFPDGGDQGGAGLRGDATPMDAYLRKLGLYRKLIAKDGSCLFRAVAEQVLHSQSRHVEVRMACIHYLRENREKFEAFIEGSFEEYLKRLENPQEWVGQVEISALSLMYRKDFIIYREPNVSPSQVTENNFPEKVLLCFSNGNHYDIVYPIKYKDSSAVCQSLLYELLYEKVFKTDVSKILMGLDTSEVDDENLSNSEMSDSEDDSCKSKATTINDVNGFKPLSGNQHQKNNGSSPSLPLSRKVLKSLNPAVYRNVEYEIWLQSKQAQQKRDYSIAAGLQYEVGDKCQVRLDHNGKFSNSDVQGVYSENGPVLVEELGKKHSPKNLRSPLPESWNTVSGKKMKKTSASGQNFHSDMDYRGPKNPSKPIKAPSALPPRLQNPSGMRQPAFSSHSPGSQSQKSSSEHKNLSRTSSQLVRKTDRERPEDFDHTSRDSNYFGLSPEERREKQAIEESRLLYEIQNRDEQAFPALSSSSVGQSASQSSNPCIQRKSSHVSDRKGSRRRMDTEDRKDKDPIHGHTHLDKKPEPSTLENINEDKCARVSSPSKSKKLECPSPAEQKPAEHVSLSNPAPLLVSPEVHLTPAVPSLPATVPSWPSEPTAFGPTGVPAQIPVLPVTQTLPTGPDSAVSQAQLTPSPVPVSIQAVNQPLMPLPQTLSLYQDPLYPGFPYNEKGDRAIAPPYSLCHTGEDLPKDKSILRFFFNLGVKAYSCPMWAPHSYLYPLHQAYLAACRMYPKVPVPVYPHSSWFQEAPSAQSEGDCTCTDAHFPMPTDSSINGQMPPTEIGPPTFSSPLVIPPSQVSASHGQLSYQADLESENAGHLLHAEYEESLNGKNIYPQPSFGPNPFLGPVPIAPPFFPHVWYGYPFQGFIENPVMRQNVVLPSDEKGELDLPLENLDLSKKCGLVSAVDEFEEARGEGAHLPEASVRNKHEGRVEQSSQTPKTDVALASIPLVAEGKSHHPQILNRERETVHVELEPKRTIPSLKEKQEKVKDPKTTLDVVSPGANSVDSRVQRPKEESSEDENEVANILKSGRSKQFYNQTYGGRKYKSDWGYSGRGGYQHVRGEESWKGQPSRSRDEGYQYHRNVRGRPYRGDRRRSGMGDGHRGQHT from the exons tttataGAAGGGTCATTTGAAGAGTATTTAAAACGTTTGGAAAATCCACAG GAATGGGTTGGACAAGTGGAAATAAGTGCCCTTTCTCTTATGTACAG GAAAGATTTTATAATTTATCGGGAGCCAAATGTTTCTCCTTCACAagtaactgaaaataattttcctgaaaag gTATTACTGTGTTTTTCAAATGGAAATCATTATGATATTGTCTATCCAATAAAGTATAAAGATAGTTCTGCTGTGTGTCAGT CTCTCCTTTATGAATTGCTGTATGAAAAGGTATTTAAAACTGATGTTAGTAAAATCTTGATGGGACTAGACACCTCTGAAGTAGATGATGAAAACCTCAGCAACAGTGAAATGTCAGATTCAGAGGATGATAGTTGCAA gagtaAAGCCACCACCATTAATGATGTGAATGGATTTAAACCTCTCTCAGGCAACCAG CACCAGAAGAACAATGGGAGCTCTCCTAGCCTTCCTTTGTCTAGAAAGGTTCTTAAGTCGCTCAATCCAGCAGTGTATAGAAATGTGGAATATGAAATTTGGCTGCAGTCTAAACAAG CTCAACAGAAACGTGATTATTCCATCGCTGCTGGTTTACAGTATGAAGTTGGAGATAAATGCCAA GTTAGGTTAGATCACAATGGAAAATTTTCTAACTCAGACGTTCAAGGGGTTTACTCTGAAAATGGACCAGTTTTGGTTGAAGAACTTGGAAAAAA aCACTCACCGAAGAACCTCAGATCACCTCTCCCGGAAAGCTGGAACACAGTGTCAgggaagaagatgaaaaaaacgTCTGCTTCTGGTCAAAATTTCCATTCTG ACATGGATTATAGAGGGCCAAAGAATCCAAGTAAGCCAATAAAAGCCCCATCAGCACTACCTCCTCGACTACAGAATCCTTCAGGAATGAGACAACCTGCATTCTCTAGTCATTCTCCAGGGTCACAGTCTCAGAAATCCTCCAGTGAGCACAAAAATCTTAGTAGGACATCCTCCCAACTTGTAAG AAAAACTGATCGTGAGAGGCCTGAGGATTTTGATCACACAAGTCGAGATTCTAACTATTTCGGCCTCTCCCCGGAGGAGCGCAGAGAGAAGCAAGCTATAGAAGAATCTCGTTTGCTCTATGAAATTCAGAACAGAGATGAACAGGCTTTCCCAGCCCTTTCT agCTCTTCAGTTGGTCAGTCAGCTTCTCAGAGTAGCAACCCATGCATCCAGAGAAAATCATCCCATGTCAGTGATAGAAAGGGAAGCAGGCGGAGAATGGATACAGAAGATCGAAAAGATAAAG ATCCTATCCATGGACATACACACTTGGATAAAAAACCCGAGCCAAGTACATTGGAG AATATTAATGAAGATAAATGTGCAAGAGTTTCATCACCATCAAAATCAAAGAAATTGGAGTGCCCATCTCCTGCAGAGCAA AAGCCAGCAGAACATGTGTCTTTGTCAAATCCAGCTCCTCTTCTAGTTTCTCCAGAGGTACATCTTACTCCTGCGGTGCCTTCTTTACCAGCCACTGTGCCATCCTGGCCAAGTGAACCTACAGCTTTTGGACCAACAG GTGTCCCTGCTCAAATTCCTGTTTTACCAGTGACTCAGACTCTGCCCACTGGACCTGATTCTGCTGTGTCACAAGCTCAGTTAACACCCTCTCCAGTTCCTGTGTCTATACAGGCAGTCAACCAGCCCTTGATGCCTTTGCCTCAGACATTGAGCCTTTACCAAGACCCGCTCTACCCTGGGTTTCCTTATAACGAAAAGGGAGATCGAGCCATTGCGCCTCCTTATTCACTGTGTCACACTGGGGAGGACCTGCCTAAAG aTAAGAGCATTCTTCGATTCTTCTTCAATCTTGGTGTGAAG GCATATAGTTGTCCTATGTGGGCCCCACATTCTTACCTGTACCCTCTGCACCAGGCCTACCTGGCAGCCTGCAGGATGTACCCAAAGGTTCCTGTCCCTGTGTATCCTCACAGTTCTTGGTTCCAAGAAGCTCCTTCTGCTCAGAGTGAAGGTGATTGTACCTGTACAGATGCACACTTCCCTATGCCGACCGATTCCAGCATTAATGGTCAAATGCCACCAACAGAGATTGGACCACCAACGTTTTCTTCACCTCTGGTTATACCTCCATCTCAGGTGTCTGCAAGTCATGGACAATTGTCTTACCAGGCTGATCTAGAATCTGAGAATGCTGGGCACCTTCTTCATGCTGAATATGAAGAATCACTGAATGGCAAGAATATATACCCACAGCCGTCCTTTGGACCTAATCCATTCTTAGGGCCAGTTCCAATTGcacctcctttctttcctcatgTTTGGTATGGGTATCCATTTCAGGGATTTATAGAAAATCCAGTAATGAGGCAGAATGTTGTCTTGCCGTCTGATGAGAAAGGAGAATTGGATCTGCCCCTGGAAAATCTGGATCTGTCTAAAAAATGTGGTTTGGTTTCAGCAGTAGATGAGTTTGAGGAGGCCAGGGGTGAAGGAGCACACCTCCCTGAAGCAAGTGTGAGGAATAAGCATGAAGGCCGGGTAGAGCAGTCGTCTCAGACACCTAAGACAGATGTGGCATTGGCTTCCATCCCTCTTGTCGCAGAGGGAAAATCTCATCATCCTCAAATtttaaacagagaaagagaaacagtgCATGTTGAACTCGAGCCTAAAAGGACCATTCCAAGtctgaaagaaaaacaagaaaaagtgaAAGATCCTAAGACCACTCTTGATGTGGTCAGCCCTGGGGCCAACTCGGTGGATAGCAGAGTGcaaagaccaaaagaagagagttcAGAAGATGAAAATGAAGTGGCTAATATTCTGAAAAGTGGTAGATCCAAGCAGTTCTATAATCAAACTTATGGAGGCAGAAAGTACAAGAGCGATTGGGGCTATTCTGGTAGGGGAGGCTACCAACACGTAAGAGGTGAGGAGTCTTGGAAAGGGCAGCCGAGCAGGAGCCGGGATGAAGGTTATCAGTACCATCGAAACGTCAGAGGACGGCCATATAGGGGAGATAGGAGGAGATCGGGGATGGGAGACGGCCATAGGGGACAGCACACTTGA
- the OTUD4 gene encoding OTU domain-containing protein 4 isoform X3, whose product MACIHYLRENREKFEAFIEGSFEEYLKRLENPQEWVGQVEISALSLMYRKDFIIYREPNVSPSQVTENNFPEKVLLCFSNGNHYDIVYPIKYKDSSAVCQSLLYELLYEKVFKTDVSKILMGLDTSEVDDENLSNSEMSDSEDDSCKSKATTINDVNGFKPLSGNQHQKNNGSSPSLPLSRKVLKSLNPAVYRNVEYEIWLQSKQAQQKRDYSIAAGLQYEVGDKCQVRLDHNGKFSNSDVQGVYSENGPVLVEELGKKHSPKNLRSPLPESWNTVSGKKMKKTSASGQNFHSDMDYRGPKNPSKPIKAPSALPPRLQNPSGMRQPAFSSHSPGSQSQKSSSEHKNLSRTSSQLVRKTDRERPEDFDHTSRDSNYFGLSPEERREKQAIEESRLLYEIQNRDEQAFPALSSSSVGQSASQSSNPCIQRKSSHVSDRKGSRRRMDTEDRKDKDPIHGHTHLDKKPEPSTLENINEDKCARVSSPSKSKKLECPSPAEQKPAEHVSLSNPAPLLVSPEVHLTPAVPSLPATVPSWPSEPTAFGPTGVPAQIPVLPVTQTLPTGPDSAVSQAQLTPSPVPVSIQAVNQPLMPLPQTLSLYQDPLYPGFPYNEKGDRAIAPPYSLCHTGEDLPKDKSILRFFFNLGVKAYSCPMWAPHSYLYPLHQAYLAACRMYPKVPVPVYPHSSWFQEAPSAQSEGDCTCTDAHFPMPTDSSINGQMPPTEIGPPTFSSPLVIPPSQVSASHGQLSYQADLESENAGHLLHAEYEESLNGKNIYPQPSFGPNPFLGPVPIAPPFFPHVWYGYPFQGFIENPVMRQNVVLPSDEKGELDLPLENLDLSKKCGLVSAVDEFEEARGEGAHLPEASVRNKHEGRVEQSSQTPKTDVALASIPLVAEGKSHHPQILNRERETVHVELEPKRTIPSLKEKQEKVKDPKTTLDVVSPGANSVDSRVQRPKEESSEDENEVANILKSGRSKQFYNQTYGGRKYKSDWGYSGRGGYQHVRGEESWKGQPSRSRDEGYQYHRNVRGRPYRGDRRRSGMGDGHRGQHT is encoded by the exons tttataGAAGGGTCATTTGAAGAGTATTTAAAACGTTTGGAAAATCCACAG GAATGGGTTGGACAAGTGGAAATAAGTGCCCTTTCTCTTATGTACAG GAAAGATTTTATAATTTATCGGGAGCCAAATGTTTCTCCTTCACAagtaactgaaaataattttcctgaaaag gTATTACTGTGTTTTTCAAATGGAAATCATTATGATATTGTCTATCCAATAAAGTATAAAGATAGTTCTGCTGTGTGTCAGT CTCTCCTTTATGAATTGCTGTATGAAAAGGTATTTAAAACTGATGTTAGTAAAATCTTGATGGGACTAGACACCTCTGAAGTAGATGATGAAAACCTCAGCAACAGTGAAATGTCAGATTCAGAGGATGATAGTTGCAA gagtaAAGCCACCACCATTAATGATGTGAATGGATTTAAACCTCTCTCAGGCAACCAG CACCAGAAGAACAATGGGAGCTCTCCTAGCCTTCCTTTGTCTAGAAAGGTTCTTAAGTCGCTCAATCCAGCAGTGTATAGAAATGTGGAATATGAAATTTGGCTGCAGTCTAAACAAG CTCAACAGAAACGTGATTATTCCATCGCTGCTGGTTTACAGTATGAAGTTGGAGATAAATGCCAA GTTAGGTTAGATCACAATGGAAAATTTTCTAACTCAGACGTTCAAGGGGTTTACTCTGAAAATGGACCAGTTTTGGTTGAAGAACTTGGAAAAAA aCACTCACCGAAGAACCTCAGATCACCTCTCCCGGAAAGCTGGAACACAGTGTCAgggaagaagatgaaaaaaacgTCTGCTTCTGGTCAAAATTTCCATTCTG ACATGGATTATAGAGGGCCAAAGAATCCAAGTAAGCCAATAAAAGCCCCATCAGCACTACCTCCTCGACTACAGAATCCTTCAGGAATGAGACAACCTGCATTCTCTAGTCATTCTCCAGGGTCACAGTCTCAGAAATCCTCCAGTGAGCACAAAAATCTTAGTAGGACATCCTCCCAACTTGTAAG AAAAACTGATCGTGAGAGGCCTGAGGATTTTGATCACACAAGTCGAGATTCTAACTATTTCGGCCTCTCCCCGGAGGAGCGCAGAGAGAAGCAAGCTATAGAAGAATCTCGTTTGCTCTATGAAATTCAGAACAGAGATGAACAGGCTTTCCCAGCCCTTTCT agCTCTTCAGTTGGTCAGTCAGCTTCTCAGAGTAGCAACCCATGCATCCAGAGAAAATCATCCCATGTCAGTGATAGAAAGGGAAGCAGGCGGAGAATGGATACAGAAGATCGAAAAGATAAAG ATCCTATCCATGGACATACACACTTGGATAAAAAACCCGAGCCAAGTACATTGGAG AATATTAATGAAGATAAATGTGCAAGAGTTTCATCACCATCAAAATCAAAGAAATTGGAGTGCCCATCTCCTGCAGAGCAA AAGCCAGCAGAACATGTGTCTTTGTCAAATCCAGCTCCTCTTCTAGTTTCTCCAGAGGTACATCTTACTCCTGCGGTGCCTTCTTTACCAGCCACTGTGCCATCCTGGCCAAGTGAACCTACAGCTTTTGGACCAACAG GTGTCCCTGCTCAAATTCCTGTTTTACCAGTGACTCAGACTCTGCCCACTGGACCTGATTCTGCTGTGTCACAAGCTCAGTTAACACCCTCTCCAGTTCCTGTGTCTATACAGGCAGTCAACCAGCCCTTGATGCCTTTGCCTCAGACATTGAGCCTTTACCAAGACCCGCTCTACCCTGGGTTTCCTTATAACGAAAAGGGAGATCGAGCCATTGCGCCTCCTTATTCACTGTGTCACACTGGGGAGGACCTGCCTAAAG aTAAGAGCATTCTTCGATTCTTCTTCAATCTTGGTGTGAAG GCATATAGTTGTCCTATGTGGGCCCCACATTCTTACCTGTACCCTCTGCACCAGGCCTACCTGGCAGCCTGCAGGATGTACCCAAAGGTTCCTGTCCCTGTGTATCCTCACAGTTCTTGGTTCCAAGAAGCTCCTTCTGCTCAGAGTGAAGGTGATTGTACCTGTACAGATGCACACTTCCCTATGCCGACCGATTCCAGCATTAATGGTCAAATGCCACCAACAGAGATTGGACCACCAACGTTTTCTTCACCTCTGGTTATACCTCCATCTCAGGTGTCTGCAAGTCATGGACAATTGTCTTACCAGGCTGATCTAGAATCTGAGAATGCTGGGCACCTTCTTCATGCTGAATATGAAGAATCACTGAATGGCAAGAATATATACCCACAGCCGTCCTTTGGACCTAATCCATTCTTAGGGCCAGTTCCAATTGcacctcctttctttcctcatgTTTGGTATGGGTATCCATTTCAGGGATTTATAGAAAATCCAGTAATGAGGCAGAATGTTGTCTTGCCGTCTGATGAGAAAGGAGAATTGGATCTGCCCCTGGAAAATCTGGATCTGTCTAAAAAATGTGGTTTGGTTTCAGCAGTAGATGAGTTTGAGGAGGCCAGGGGTGAAGGAGCACACCTCCCTGAAGCAAGTGTGAGGAATAAGCATGAAGGCCGGGTAGAGCAGTCGTCTCAGACACCTAAGACAGATGTGGCATTGGCTTCCATCCCTCTTGTCGCAGAGGGAAAATCTCATCATCCTCAAATtttaaacagagaaagagaaacagtgCATGTTGAACTCGAGCCTAAAAGGACCATTCCAAGtctgaaagaaaaacaagaaaaagtgaAAGATCCTAAGACCACTCTTGATGTGGTCAGCCCTGGGGCCAACTCGGTGGATAGCAGAGTGcaaagaccaaaagaagagagttcAGAAGATGAAAATGAAGTGGCTAATATTCTGAAAAGTGGTAGATCCAAGCAGTTCTATAATCAAACTTATGGAGGCAGAAAGTACAAGAGCGATTGGGGCTATTCTGGTAGGGGAGGCTACCAACACGTAAGAGGTGAGGAGTCTTGGAAAGGGCAGCCGAGCAGGAGCCGGGATGAAGGTTATCAGTACCATCGAAACGTCAGAGGACGGCCATATAGGGGAGATAGGAGGAGATCGGGGATGGGAGACGGCCATAGGGGACAGCACACTTGA
- the OTUD4 gene encoding OTU domain-containing protein 4 isoform X2: MEATVGFPDGGDQGGAGLRGDATPMDAYLRKLGLYRKLIAKDGSCLFRAVAEQVLHSQSRHVEVRMACIHYLRENREKFEAEWVGQVEISALSLMYRKDFIIYREPNVSPSQVTENNFPEKVLLCFSNGNHYDIVYPIKYKDSSAVCQSLLYELLYEKVFKTDVSKILMGLDTSEVDDENLSNSEMSDSEDDSCKSKATTINDVNGFKPLSGNQHQKNNGSSPSLPLSRKVLKSLNPAVYRNVEYEIWLQSKQAQQKRDYSIAAGLQYEVGDKCQVRLDHNGKFSNSDVQGVYSENGPVLVEELGKKHSPKNLRSPLPESWNTVSGKKMKKTSASGQNFHSDMDYRGPKNPSKPIKAPSALPPRLQNPSGMRQPAFSSHSPGSQSQKSSSEHKNLSRTSSQLVRKTDRERPEDFDHTSRDSNYFGLSPEERREKQAIEESRLLYEIQNRDEQAFPALSSSSVGQSASQSSNPCIQRKSSHVSDRKGSRRRMDTEDRKDKDPIHGHTHLDKKPEPSTLENINEDKCARVSSPSKSKKLECPSPAEQKPAEHVSLSNPAPLLVSPEVHLTPAVPSLPATVPSWPSEPTAFGPTGVPAQIPVLPVTQTLPTGPDSAVSQAQLTPSPVPVSIQAVNQPLMPLPQTLSLYQDPLYPGFPYNEKGDRAIAPPYSLCHTGEDLPKDKSILRFFFNLGVKAYSCPMWAPHSYLYPLHQAYLAACRMYPKVPVPVYPHSSWFQEAPSAQSEGDCTCTDAHFPMPTDSSINGQMPPTEIGPPTFSSPLVIPPSQVSASHGQLSYQADLESENAGHLLHAEYEESLNGKNIYPQPSFGPNPFLGPVPIAPPFFPHVWYGYPFQGFIENPVMRQNVVLPSDEKGELDLPLENLDLSKKCGLVSAVDEFEEARGEGAHLPEASVRNKHEGRVEQSSQTPKTDVALASIPLVAEGKSHHPQILNRERETVHVELEPKRTIPSLKEKQEKVKDPKTTLDVVSPGANSVDSRVQRPKEESSEDENEVANILKSGRSKQFYNQTYGGRKYKSDWGYSGRGGYQHVRGEESWKGQPSRSRDEGYQYHRNVRGRPYRGDRRRSGMGDGHRGQHT, translated from the exons GAATGGGTTGGACAAGTGGAAATAAGTGCCCTTTCTCTTATGTACAG GAAAGATTTTATAATTTATCGGGAGCCAAATGTTTCTCCTTCACAagtaactgaaaataattttcctgaaaag gTATTACTGTGTTTTTCAAATGGAAATCATTATGATATTGTCTATCCAATAAAGTATAAAGATAGTTCTGCTGTGTGTCAGT CTCTCCTTTATGAATTGCTGTATGAAAAGGTATTTAAAACTGATGTTAGTAAAATCTTGATGGGACTAGACACCTCTGAAGTAGATGATGAAAACCTCAGCAACAGTGAAATGTCAGATTCAGAGGATGATAGTTGCAA gagtaAAGCCACCACCATTAATGATGTGAATGGATTTAAACCTCTCTCAGGCAACCAG CACCAGAAGAACAATGGGAGCTCTCCTAGCCTTCCTTTGTCTAGAAAGGTTCTTAAGTCGCTCAATCCAGCAGTGTATAGAAATGTGGAATATGAAATTTGGCTGCAGTCTAAACAAG CTCAACAGAAACGTGATTATTCCATCGCTGCTGGTTTACAGTATGAAGTTGGAGATAAATGCCAA GTTAGGTTAGATCACAATGGAAAATTTTCTAACTCAGACGTTCAAGGGGTTTACTCTGAAAATGGACCAGTTTTGGTTGAAGAACTTGGAAAAAA aCACTCACCGAAGAACCTCAGATCACCTCTCCCGGAAAGCTGGAACACAGTGTCAgggaagaagatgaaaaaaacgTCTGCTTCTGGTCAAAATTTCCATTCTG ACATGGATTATAGAGGGCCAAAGAATCCAAGTAAGCCAATAAAAGCCCCATCAGCACTACCTCCTCGACTACAGAATCCTTCAGGAATGAGACAACCTGCATTCTCTAGTCATTCTCCAGGGTCACAGTCTCAGAAATCCTCCAGTGAGCACAAAAATCTTAGTAGGACATCCTCCCAACTTGTAAG AAAAACTGATCGTGAGAGGCCTGAGGATTTTGATCACACAAGTCGAGATTCTAACTATTTCGGCCTCTCCCCGGAGGAGCGCAGAGAGAAGCAAGCTATAGAAGAATCTCGTTTGCTCTATGAAATTCAGAACAGAGATGAACAGGCTTTCCCAGCCCTTTCT agCTCTTCAGTTGGTCAGTCAGCTTCTCAGAGTAGCAACCCATGCATCCAGAGAAAATCATCCCATGTCAGTGATAGAAAGGGAAGCAGGCGGAGAATGGATACAGAAGATCGAAAAGATAAAG ATCCTATCCATGGACATACACACTTGGATAAAAAACCCGAGCCAAGTACATTGGAG AATATTAATGAAGATAAATGTGCAAGAGTTTCATCACCATCAAAATCAAAGAAATTGGAGTGCCCATCTCCTGCAGAGCAA AAGCCAGCAGAACATGTGTCTTTGTCAAATCCAGCTCCTCTTCTAGTTTCTCCAGAGGTACATCTTACTCCTGCGGTGCCTTCTTTACCAGCCACTGTGCCATCCTGGCCAAGTGAACCTACAGCTTTTGGACCAACAG GTGTCCCTGCTCAAATTCCTGTTTTACCAGTGACTCAGACTCTGCCCACTGGACCTGATTCTGCTGTGTCACAAGCTCAGTTAACACCCTCTCCAGTTCCTGTGTCTATACAGGCAGTCAACCAGCCCTTGATGCCTTTGCCTCAGACATTGAGCCTTTACCAAGACCCGCTCTACCCTGGGTTTCCTTATAACGAAAAGGGAGATCGAGCCATTGCGCCTCCTTATTCACTGTGTCACACTGGGGAGGACCTGCCTAAAG aTAAGAGCATTCTTCGATTCTTCTTCAATCTTGGTGTGAAG GCATATAGTTGTCCTATGTGGGCCCCACATTCTTACCTGTACCCTCTGCACCAGGCCTACCTGGCAGCCTGCAGGATGTACCCAAAGGTTCCTGTCCCTGTGTATCCTCACAGTTCTTGGTTCCAAGAAGCTCCTTCTGCTCAGAGTGAAGGTGATTGTACCTGTACAGATGCACACTTCCCTATGCCGACCGATTCCAGCATTAATGGTCAAATGCCACCAACAGAGATTGGACCACCAACGTTTTCTTCACCTCTGGTTATACCTCCATCTCAGGTGTCTGCAAGTCATGGACAATTGTCTTACCAGGCTGATCTAGAATCTGAGAATGCTGGGCACCTTCTTCATGCTGAATATGAAGAATCACTGAATGGCAAGAATATATACCCACAGCCGTCCTTTGGACCTAATCCATTCTTAGGGCCAGTTCCAATTGcacctcctttctttcctcatgTTTGGTATGGGTATCCATTTCAGGGATTTATAGAAAATCCAGTAATGAGGCAGAATGTTGTCTTGCCGTCTGATGAGAAAGGAGAATTGGATCTGCCCCTGGAAAATCTGGATCTGTCTAAAAAATGTGGTTTGGTTTCAGCAGTAGATGAGTTTGAGGAGGCCAGGGGTGAAGGAGCACACCTCCCTGAAGCAAGTGTGAGGAATAAGCATGAAGGCCGGGTAGAGCAGTCGTCTCAGACACCTAAGACAGATGTGGCATTGGCTTCCATCCCTCTTGTCGCAGAGGGAAAATCTCATCATCCTCAAATtttaaacagagaaagagaaacagtgCATGTTGAACTCGAGCCTAAAAGGACCATTCCAAGtctgaaagaaaaacaagaaaaagtgaAAGATCCTAAGACCACTCTTGATGTGGTCAGCCCTGGGGCCAACTCGGTGGATAGCAGAGTGcaaagaccaaaagaagagagttcAGAAGATGAAAATGAAGTGGCTAATATTCTGAAAAGTGGTAGATCCAAGCAGTTCTATAATCAAACTTATGGAGGCAGAAAGTACAAGAGCGATTGGGGCTATTCTGGTAGGGGAGGCTACCAACACGTAAGAGGTGAGGAGTCTTGGAAAGGGCAGCCGAGCAGGAGCCGGGATGAAGGTTATCAGTACCATCGAAACGTCAGAGGACGGCCATATAGGGGAGATAGGAGGAGATCGGGGATGGGAGACGGCCATAGGGGACAGCACACTTGA